A stretch of Cicer arietinum cultivar CDC Frontier isolate Library 1 chromosome 5, Cicar.CDCFrontier_v2.0, whole genome shotgun sequence DNA encodes these proteins:
- the LOC140920386 gene encoding uncharacterized protein translates to MTSVEFLGESASLARPPAFNGAAYMYWKERMLIFLEACSLDILEAVIDGPYVPTIAGTGDSSIPKPRSDWVSNCKTAKEIWDTLQQTHEGTTDVKRTRINTLIHEYELFNMKKGESVNDMQTRFTHIVSNLNALGKVIDNE, encoded by the exons atgacctctGTAGAATTTCTGGGAGAAAGTGCATCCTTGGCCAGGCCCCCTGCATTTAATGGGGCTgcctacatgtattggaaagagaggatgttaatttttcttgaagcatGTAGTCTAGATATACTAGAAGCAGTAATAGATGGTCCCTATGTGCCAACCATAGCTGGCACAGGTGATTCATCAATCCCAAAACCCAGATCAGattg GGTGTCTAACTGCAAAACTGCCAAGGAGATTTGGGACACATTGCAACAAACGCATGAAGGAACAACAGATGTAAAAAGGACCCGAATCAACACGCTAATTCATGAGTATGAgctgttcaacatgaagaaaggGGAGTCTGTTAATGATATGCAgacaagatttactcacatagtCAGTAATCTAAATGCTCTTGGTAAGGTGATTGACAATGAGTAG